Genomic window (Kangiella profundi):
TAACGGGTAGTGCCAACACGTGCCTGATACAATTCTTCGGCACTGCGTAATTGTGCGCTGGCGGCTAATAAACTTGGGTTTTGAGCTAAAACTTTTTCGACTAAAAGATTGAGAGAATCTGAATTAAACTGGCTCCACCACTGCTGCCCAGTTGCATCAACCCACTGCAAAGTTTGGCCAGTGGCCAATTCTTTGTTGCTTCCTACCACAAAGGAATCATCACTAGCTATGTATTGAGAGATTGATGGCGGTTCAGGCTCTTTAAAGTCTGGAGTCACAGCGCAGGAAGCTGCCGTTGATAGTAACAATAAAGCAAAAGGAAAGCGGATATTCATCAGCGGCTACCTATAAAAGTGATCCACAAAAGGCTGTTTGAATTTTTGGTGGCAGGCGACGCAGGACTGCAACAAATCTGCATAGGTTTTTATTACTGCATCACCATCATTTTTTTCTGCAACTTTTTTTAACATCATTGCAGTATCGTGCGTTACACCATCCAGACTCTTAAATGCTCCAGCATCCGAGCCCATGAAAGATAAGATACGCATTTTTTCAGTCATAGGCGGCTCATCATGATCAGCAACCAAGGGAGCAATCTCAGCAACTGTCGCCAGGTCTTCGCGAATAATCGCGCT
Coding sequences:
- a CDS encoding cytochrome c; protein product: MNKLNLAMSVKTLLISAAIGLCSLPSQLSAVEKQAVEQSDSEPMALRLIMQDLELNMQRIASAIIREDLATVAEIAPLVADHDEPPMTEKMRILSFMGSDAGAFKSLDGVTHDTAMMLKKVAEKNDGDAVIKTYADLLQSCVACHQKFKQPFVDHFYR